The window GGATCTGGTCGTGTCCCTAGGCTCGGCCGGATCGCGCGCATGTGAATTGGGTGAAGTCTATCAGGTGGCCAGCGTCTCCTGGCGGGACATGGACGCCTCGCGCCTGGGCTTCGCAAAGGGTGTCACGCCCTTTATCGATCATCCCGTCGATCTGCCCCTCCATGCACCCCTGAAATTGCCCAGCGTGCGGCTATCGACAGGCGCTAACATCGTCGGCGGCGACGATTACGCGTCGATCGACGCCGATATGGTCGACATGGAAACCTTTGCCATAGCGCGCGCGTGTCAGCGCTTCGCGGTGCCTCTGGCAGGGTTGCGGGGCGTTTCCGACGGGCCGGGAGAGCTCAACGATATGCTGGGTTGGACGCAACTGCTCGCCCTGCTTGACGAGCGCTTGGCGGTCGCAGTCGATTTGTTGGCGGATGCCCTCGGGCCATCTCATCGCTGACGGCTGGGCCAAAAGCATTTTCGAAGCGACCGGCAGCCCGCTGGCGCTGAAAATGCGAAAAATGAGAGACCCGCAAAGCATCGCGCTGAACTGTGATCGAGATGTTCATCATCTGGGAGCATCTGCAGTTTCATTCGCACCAATCAGGTACTGAATGGACGATAAACCAAAAAATCCAGTCAAAACGTTGATTTAACAGGATTTTCTATGGTGTGTGGCAAGGATTGAACTTGCGACCCCTACGATGTCAAGGCGACGGGCGCGAGGAGATTCCGGCTGTGAATTCAAAGCAATAAAGTGGCAGCCAGGAGCGCCTGCCCGGAATCTGCCCAACTTTGTCGCTGCCATCGCTCCCACACCTTCAGGATCGCATCCGGGCTACGGCAGGTCAAGCGCGCAGCTGGCCTGAGCATCGGCAGTTTGACCTGCTCCGCTGATTGTTATCGTTCAGAAGGAAGAGCCACGCTCCGCATGATACTTTGATGGGATAGCAACGTGCAAGGGAGCCCTGTTCCCTTGCACCTTGGCCGACGACCTCAACTGAGGTCCTCCGTCGGACTGACCCGGCGGCGATTTTCAGTTGAGGAATTCGACCGACACGCAAGGTAGCTACTTTGACATAGAGGGCGTTCGATTGAGTTGCGGCCGCATCTGTTGCGGCCGGCCTACGCTTGTCATGCGGCAGATAGATCTCGTTCGTCGATACCGCGAGCATTGACTATTTTGAATCGCCTCTCCCATGCATCCTGGGTGGTCATGGACTGGCCACTCCTGCGGTAGGCTTCTTTTTGTGCCGCATAGTTGTCGAGCAACTGCTTCATCACGATCTTGAACCGCCGTCGATTGGCAAAATAACGCGCCTTGTTGATCCGGCAAATATAGCCTGTCCGAGAACCCGCGTCGAAAGTCACTGACCAGCGGCGTCGGAAGCTGTCCCGGGGGTTAGCGCGCACGTCGAGCGGAAAGAGAACGCCTTTGGAATAAAAGAACTTCTCTGGAAGAATATGCCCGTTGAAGCTCAGTTTGCGCCAAAGGGCGCGCCACTTGCCTCTATTGCGCTTGGGCGAATGGGCAGCTGTATCGTTTACGGCAAATTCCAGGGGGTGATGAGCTTTTCTTCGACGGTAAGCGCTGCCAGGTCGGCCCTGCGCTGCGCCATATCCAGATTATCTTCCCAGAACCGCTCGCCTTTCAGGACATCTTCCATCGCCATCAACAGAGCTTCGGCCGACTCATAATGATAGGCATCGTTGAACCGATCAAAATATCCACGCATCATGTCGTGTAAATCGGCTTTGCTCAATTCAAGCCGCTCGAACATCAAATGCGCCACCAGATGATAGCGCATGTCCAGATAAACCGTCATCGGCGACTGCTTGGCGAAGAAGTCTTCTTGGTGGCTAGCGATCCCCGGCACATTTAAGATTCTGAAATCATTCGCCAGAGAGAAACAGATGTCATCTCCACGAACAAAGAAAGGAAAAGGCCAAGTTTTTGTTGCAGCTATAGGAAAGCAAAAATACCACCACCCGCCATAGCGGTTCTCCATCGATCCAATCTGTGATGTGGCTACGACTTCAGGAAATTGGCGTAGATCCCGTCCGTTATGAATGGGCATGCAGCGTCTATTGAACGTGGCGCTGGCTTCCCACATACGCCATTTATGAGATTCGGTGATCATTGATCCGCTTATCGCCAACGCGGGATCTGCAGCATAGCGCAGGATCGCCATCGTGCGCCGCAGCGTTTCGGGAAAGAAAACGGCATCGTCATCCATGAACAGAACGTGCGTGGACGTTCGGTCCTTCACCGTTTCCAAAAGTCCCCGCGTAAACCCGCCAGCGCCGCCATAGTTGCTGTTTTTGATAACCCGGCCATTGGAAAAACCGATGCTATCGGTGTCTCCGCCATTATCAATGACTAGCAGATTGAAATCATCGCGGAGGTCCAGGTTGGCTGCGAAATAATCCTCCAATCGTTTCGCAGTTTTCTGAACGGCGTCGTTTCGCTTGAAGGTTGTGATGACCCCTGTCATCCTGATCTTGTTGCGCACAGCGCCGGCAATCACATAGTCAATTGACCTGATTGTCAGATCATCGATCGCGACGAAACGGGCGTAGATCAGTCCTTCGAGCGGGACCTGCGGAACTTCGATGATTTTTGTCGTGCCGTCGGCATCCAGGATGGTGTGGAAAAGATGCTGCCGGCTTTGGTTGGGGCGTACGAGGATCAGTTCGAAGATGCACTTGCCCCGCGTCGCTACATGAACCTCCAGTCGGTTGGATGGCTGCAGGTCGAAAGCATAGGATGGAAATGCGTTGAAATAGCTATCGAAGCGGATTTCTGCGCGCGGCAGAGCATAGAAATTTCCGGAATTCTGATCGAAGCCGGCCATCCCCCGACGATGGAAGAACAAATCCTGCTCATTGTTTATGACAGCGTCTGGGATCATCAGTTTTTGAACAACATGGCGACTCTCGTGAAGCGCACGGAATTCATTCTGCTCGCCTAAATTTTGAATCACATTTATCTCCGCGACGGGCTCAGGAGGAGTACAGCCAAAGGTTAGAATAGATATTATTTAATGTACTTGTGATGCTCGCTGTCGTTAACGACCTTTTTATCCGACCCCATGATCATTTCTGTTTCTCGAATGTGGCCGACATATTCGCGAAATGCATTGGTGGTAAGATCAACTGCGACGGCATCGAAATGCGCCCATTCGGTATTGCCAAGCTTGACATGTTTTTCCAGCATCCGCGCGCCCGCCGCCACTGCCAAGGCAGATGCCTTCCAGCCATGGTCATGGCTAGAATAGCCAGGAACGATTAGCGGGTTTTGCTTGGACAGGTTATGATAGTGCCGGACAACACCAATATGGCAATGTTCAAGCGGCGTCGGATAGGCTGAATTGCACTGGAGAAGATAAATGCGTTCGCAATTTTTGAAAGTATCCGTGACAAAATTTTCATAGCTTTCATCCGTCATGCCAGTGGAAAGCACAACTGATCCCCTGTAATTCCTAGCAACGAAATTCAAATAGTCGCGATGATCGGAAATAGTAGATGGAAGCTTCACCATCGGAACACCGATATCCATCATCACGTGAAATGACGGTTCATCGAGCACGGATGCAAACCATCCAATTCCAAGATCGCGGCAAAGCGCATCTACAAATGAAAAGTCATCCGTGCTCAACTCCAGTTGATGACGATAATCCCGAAATGTCTTTCCGAATGGAGAGGCATAGGGCGCAGAAAGCTGTTCAGGCGTGTAGAAGCTCTCCACATCCCGCTTTTGGAGCTTGATGTAGGTCGCCCCCGCCGCCTTGCTTGCGCGGATCATCTTTTCCAGGCGGAAGCGATCACCAAAATGGTTGGTGGTCAACTCTGCCACAATATCGACGCTGGCGTCCCCGGAAGCGGCACTTTGCGACGGATGGCCATTGAGCTGTTCGGCGGTCAACGCACTGAAAGAACGATTGCCTACATGCCGAACATCCAGATCGCTGTCGCGCAGGGTATAGAGGGCATTGATGAAGTAATATTCCTGCGTTGAGATCTTCAGTGAGCGCTCATCGGAGCGGTCATGAACATAGTCGGGGGAAAGTGCCTTGCTCTGGCCCATGTCGGCATTGAAATCGAAGCCGAGCATATAGACGGTTTGCGGCCGTCCGCGAACCTGAGCGATCAGACGGGATAGTTTGAGCGCTGTGACGAAGAGTATTTCCTCGATTTCGAGGCTGTCGGTCATCATCCGCTGCATGAGCAACTCAGAGGATTCCTGCGTCAGCTGGATCAGCGGAGCATGCACGACCGTCTTGTCGCCCGCGCGAAAATCCGGCTGAGCGGTCAAGTACAGGCGCGAGCGGAAGCCAGATTGCTTCAGTCCATCTTCTACCCAGTCGCCATGAAAGATGGTGATGTCGGCCGGGGCGATCCGCTCGGCGTCATTAATGCCGATGACCAGCGAATTGGCGTAAACATGCGGATCGATCAGATCGACCGACGGCCCCTTACCCAGGATGTGGATCGTATCGGTGGCGTATGTCGACGCGATATTTTCGATGAGGCTCAAGAAATTGCCCGTGATAGTCTGCATCATTCACCCTAACTGAACAGCCATGTTCCAGCGCCAGCATCACGCCTGGCAAAAGATCCCAGGCATAGGCGCCCTTGGGATTGATGAAGCGTGCGAAGCTTCCCCGGATAACGTTGAAGAGATTATAGACCGCGCAACCCGTCACCCGATATTCGATTGCATCCCGGATACCATCGGCGATCTCCTCATTAAAGGAGGAAGAAAATCCGGTGATGCGCGAATGCAGGTTGGTGCAGGGGTCGCCTGTCATGAGATGTTCGCCAAGTTCCGGTATCATCAACAGGCTGCCCTGGTGGATTCCGTCCTTCCAGACGCCTAGTGAAACGCCCCATTCTTTAAGGCCTGAACAGAAGTTTTCCGTGCCGTCGATGGGGTCCAGAAGCACGAAATAGCCAGGATGTTCGGCGGCCTGAAAATCATAGCTTTCCTCGCCGACGAAGGTGAGGCCTGGCAGGCGGTCTTGCAAAAAAGCGTGAAGCTTGGCCTCTATATACTGGTCCGCTTCCGTCACCGGGCTTCGATCGGGCTTATATTGGATCCGGTAGCGTCGCTCCATGATCTGCGGCATCATCGCCATAATCATTAACCGGCACTCGTCGAGCAACGCTCTGATATCCATGGGAACCCTTGTGCTTTCGTGCCTAGACCGTCGATCGACGGTGCCTAATTGCTGCTGATGATGGGGTCAACGGCAGGATGGTGTTGGAAAATGGGTTAGGCGACCATGCGGCGGCCTAATGCGTCGGTCTGAGGCTCCGTGCCGGCAATTCATGCAGCCCGACGCCCCGGGGCGAAAGCTCTCTATCAGGGGCGTCTGATCGAATGCAGTTTGAGGAAATACACGGCCGGATTGGCATACCACAACCCACTCACCTTATTGAGAGTAGCCGCGTAGAATTATTGCCCAAAACTTTTTGTTTCTATAGTGCATGCCGCACAACGATCTGGAGGCCGGAACTGTATGCCTGACAATCTTTCCTTGGGTGCGGATGCTCAGGTGAATCACACCATTGCCTTGATGCAAAAGGAAAATTCAAAGGGGGCAATTCATGACGGCGCCCGCATTTCGCCTGACGCTTTTTTTTGTCATCGATCCCGAAGGAAAAGTGAAGGGGCAATTTGAGACCGGTGATGGGTGTGCGTTGAAATTATCCTATCGTATCATTGAGCCGGTCCGCTGGTTTGGTCTGCACCTTCCGGCTGGATCTTTCGACCTGAAAGGGAAAAGCATTATCGGCGTGATATGCAAGTCCCAGGCGGAGCATGCAATCACTAGTCGGCTGTGTCTCCGTTCCGGGTTTGAGGGCGGTTTTGAAGACAGCTTCCTGCCCAAGCATCTTGTTTCCTACGGAGAATCCAGTACGCATATTGATCTGATTCAGGTCGAAAAAAGCGATAATCTTAGCAAGCGCGCATTATGGCGTGAACTGATCTTGTTCTCCCTCGTACAGACACCGAGATGACTGTTCAGGAACTAAAATTCTTCGTTGTCTGATGTTCGGGGAATTGCCATGGAACTGACTCTAGTCATACCGGTGTGGAATGACCCCGACGGATTAAAGCGTCTTTTAATGCAGGTGCAGGATTTTAGCACGTTTTCAGAGATCGTCATCTGTGACGACGCCTCTGATGAGCCCATTTCATTGGAATCCGGGGAGCTTTCTTCGGCGTTCCTTGCCCGCATAACCTATTTGCGCTGCGAGCATCAGCGGGGAGCAGGGCATGCGCGCAATCTAGGGCTGCAACGGGTCTCGACAAAGCCATCTGATATTCTTCGACTCCGACGATTTGTTCGAAGACGGGTTTCTGGCAATCGTTGAGGCGCTGCGGGGTCGCGAAAGCGCAGACGATTTCGACTTCTGCATCTTTCGCCATCACGACACCCGCGTGTTGGCAACCGGCGGCGAAGGCAGCTATCCGAAGGAAGAGGGCTTGTGGAAAGCAGTGGGAGCGCAAGAAATACCCGCTGTTCTTACGCAGGACCAGGCCGCAAAACTCTGCAGCCTTGCTGCCTATCCCTGGAACAAGATTTATCGAACCGATTTCTTGAGAGCGAACGATATACGCTGCACCGAATTGCCGGTGCATAATGATCTGGAATTGCACTGGACCAGCTTCCTGGCAGCGAGCACGATCCTGTGCACCAGCACAATCGGCGCTACGCATTTCGTCATGGAGGACGGCACGCGGCTGACGAACAGAAGAGACGAGGATCGCCTCAGAGTCTTTGAAGCGTTTGACGCCGTTCAGGCTCGCATGAGCCAGATAGATCCGTACCGGCGGATCAGCTTTCTGGAGCCTTTCATGTCGTTTGCCCGTAATCTGATGACTTGGATCCGTGATGACCTGCCCCCCGCTGGTCCCGCGGTCATAACGAGAGTCCACCGGTTTGATATTCGTGCTGTCCCACCGGCACAAGCGCGCCGGGTGGGACGCTTCCATTTTGCAGGAACGCCCGGCGCGCTTGTGCCGGTGTTCGGTTCCCCAGGGATGAGTGCGGTCTGACGTTGTTATAGTCATAGCGCCAGACAGCCAGCTTGCGGCGGGCGTCGGCAAGGCTGTCGAACAGTTCCTCATTCAAGAGCTCGTCGCGCAGCGACCCATTGAACGATTCAATGAACGCATTCTGCTGCGGCTTGCCGGGATCGATGTAGTGCCACTCGACCCGGTTCTCGCTCGCCCATTTCAGGATCGCCCGGCTGGTGAACTCGGTCCCGTTGTCGCTGACGATGCAAGTCGGTTTGCCATATAGCCGCACCAGCGTGTCCAGCTCGCGCGCCACCCGCACGCCGGAGATGCTGGTGTCACCTACGAGGCAGAGGTTTTCGCGACAGAAGTCATCGTTGATCGCCAAGATGCGCAGCCGGCGGGAGGCGCCGAACGTATCGGCCACGAAGTCCATCGACCAGCGGGCGTTCGGCCGCAGCGGGACCGGCATCGGCGTTCGACTGCCGCGAGCCCGCTTGCGCCCGCGCCGGCGGCGGACCGACAGACCCTCCTCCCGGTACAGCCGGTAGAGCTTCTTGTGGTTCATGATGTGCCCCTTGCGTTCGAGCATCACGCCGACGCGCCGGTAACCGAACCGGCGACGCGCAGCGGCGATCTCGCGCATCTCCTCGCGGATCTCGGCGTGGTCGGGCGGACGTTCTCGCCGGACCGTCTTGGGATCGACGCCAACCAGCCCGCAAGCCCGGCGCTGCGAGACCTCGTAGTCCCGCATCACGCCGAGCGCTGCGTCCCGTCGCTGGCCTGGCGTCGTCAGACTTTTCCCAACAGGTCCTTCAGGATCGCGTTGTCCAGCACGCTCTCGGCGAGCAACCGCTTGAGCTTCGCGTTCTCGTCCTCCAGCTGGCGCAGCCGCCGTGCATCGGACACCTCCAGGCCGCCGTACTTGGCCTTCAGCTTGTAGAATGTCGCCGGGCTCAGCCCATGCTTGCGGCAAACCTCCGCCGTGGGGAGCCCGGCCTCCTGCTCCTTGATCATGCCGATGATCTGCTCCTCGGTGAAACGGCTCTTCCTCATTCGTCTGCTCCTTCGTTGGGGCAGACTCTACATCAAATCGAGGGAGCCAGCGGGGGGCAGGTCAGTGACAATATGGATGCCGAACATCATGACGATTTAGTCAATCGTGCTCGGCGCTTTTTCCTCACTAATCTGGATACCGATCTCATGACAATTCTCGCCTATCGCAATCCAGCGCTGGCGGGGAGTATCAACAATATTATCATTCAGGGTAGAATGTGATGGGCATCTCCTTCATCATCACGACCTATAATGTTGCTCCCTATGTGCGCCAATGCCTGGATAGCCTGGCGGCCTGTGCAAGGCCCGGCGATCAGGTCATATTGGTGGATGACGGCTCCACTGACGAGACTGCCGATCGGGTTCAGGAATTCTTTCGGGAAGGCGGCTTTCCTGAAGCTGTGCAGTGGACGCCGGTTTGGCTGGGCACCAACACATATGGCGGGGTTGGCATCGCGGGTAACATCGGCCTGGATCATGCCGAACGCGACACGGTGTTTTTCATCGACGGAGATGACTATCTGATCCCCGACGCGTTCGACCGCGCGAGGCGCGACTACGATCGTGATCGATCCGATATCTTCCTGACCAACTATGATGAGTTCGACGAAAAAAATCAGTCATTGAAGCGGCCCGCCGACAGCCACAGATGGCCCACACTCGAAAGTTCGTCACCAGGGGAACCTAGACGGATCGCGGCGCTCGCAATGATAGCGGTGCCATGGCGCAAATTCTATCGACGCTCGATGCTCGTTGACAAAAAAATTCGCTTTCCTGAAGGCGATTTCTTCTTTGAAGATAATCCGTTCCACTGGGATGTATGCCTGGCGGCGCAAAGCATTGGCTTTTCCAATCACATTGTCTGCCATCACCGCATCAACCGGCCCGGCCAGACCATGGCATCGACCGGCATTGAGCTGACGGCCTTTTTTCGTCATTTCGAAACGATATGGAATGCCATTCCAACGTCCCAGACGGAATATCAATTGCAGGCTGTCCGGTGGCTCATCGGTAATATGTCATGGCAACTTTCCCGCCTGCATCCCGAAGC of the Sphingobium herbicidovorans genome contains:
- a CDS encoding IS3 family transposase (programmed frameshift): MRKSRFTEEQIIGMIKEQEAGLPTAEVCRKHGLSPATFYKLKAKYGGLEVSDARRLRQLEDENAKLKRLLAESVLDNAILKDLLGKGLTTPGQRRDAALGVMRDYEVSQRRACGLVGVDPKTVRRERPPDHAEIREEMREIAAARRRFGYRRVGVMLERKGHIMNHKKLYRLYREEGLSVRRRRGRKRARGSRTPMPVPLRPNARWSMDFVADTFGASRRLRILAINDDFCRENLCLVGDTSISGVRVARELDTLVRLYGKPTCIVSDNGTEFTSRAILKWASENRVEWHYIDPGKPQQNAFIESFNGSLRDELLNEELFDSLADARRKLAVWRYDYNNVRPHSSLGNRTPAQARRAFLQNGSVPPGALVPVGQHEYQTGGLSL
- a CDS encoding glycosyltransferase family 2 protein — protein: MQVQDFSTFSEIVICDDASDEPISLESGELSSAFLARITYLRCEHQRGAGHARNLGLQRVSTKPSDILRLRRFVRRRVSGNR
- a CDS encoding glycosyltransferase, which codes for MIQNLGEQNEFRALHESRHVVQKLMIPDAVINNEQDLFFHRRGMAGFDQNSGNFYALPRAEIRFDSYFNAFPSYAFDLQPSNRLEVHVATRGKCIFELILVRPNQSRQHLFHTILDADGTTKIIEVPQVPLEGLIYARFVAIDDLTIRSIDYVIAGAVRNKIRMTGVITTFKRNDAVQKTAKRLEDYFAANLDLRDDFNLLVIDNGGDTDSIGFSNGRVIKNSNYGGAGGFTRGLLETVKDRTSTHVLFMDDDAVFFPETLRRTMAILRYAADPALAISGSMITESHKWRMWEASATFNRRCMPIHNGRDLRQFPEVVATSQIGSMENRYGGWWYFCFPIAATKTWPFPFFVRGDDICFSLANDFRILNVPGIASHQEDFFAKQSPMTVYLDMRYHLVAHLMFERLELSKADLHDMMRGYFDRFNDAYHYESAEALLMAMEDVLKGERFWEDNLDMAQRRADLAALTVEEKLITPWNLP
- a CDS encoding 5'-methylthioadenosine/S-adenosylhomocysteine nucleosidase (Enables the cleavage of the glycosidic bond in both 5'-methylthioadenosine and S-adenosylhomocysteine), yielding MAIEDEYGPHLRSRFTPLMTGVGPVEAAITTGLALHRLHDAKMLPDLVVSLGSAGSRACELGEVYQVASVSWRDMDASRLGFAKGVTPFIDHPVDLPLHAPLKLPSVRLSTGANIVGGDDYASIDADMVDMETFAIARACQRFAVPLAGLRGVSDGPGELNDMLGWTQLLALLDERLAVAVDLLADALGPSHR
- a CDS encoding glycosyltransferase family 2 protein, with product MGISFIITTYNVAPYVRQCLDSLAACARPGDQVILVDDGSTDETADRVQEFFREGGFPEAVQWTPVWLGTNTYGGVGIAGNIGLDHAERDTVFFIDGDDYLIPDAFDRARRDYDRDRSDIFLTNYDEFDEKNQSLKRPADSHRWPTLESSSPGEPRRIAALAMIAVPWRKFYRRSMLVDKKIRFPEGDFFFEDNPFHWDVCLAAQSIGFSNHIVCHHRINRPGQTMASTGIELTAFFRHFETIWNAIPTSQTEYQLQAVRWLIGNMSWQLSRLHPEALNMYVTAASEALEKINPSIWMHNALQSLRGSNAWRYANRIRSGKEWDVIEALHTSRSVRLQEELSDRLNALEKNTKVQNAHIKTIRETIQARKSADEYQSIRSIFNK
- a CDS encoding inositol monophosphatase family protein, with the protein product MLDECRLMIMAMMPQIMERRYRIQYKPDRSPVTEADQYIEAKLHAFLQDRLPGLTFVGEESYDFQAAEHPGYFVLLDPIDGTENFCSGLKEWGVSLGVWKDGIHQGSLLMIPELGEHLMTGDPCTNLHSRITGFSSSFNEEIADGIRDAIEYRVTGCAVYNLFNVIRGSFARFINPKGAYAWDLLPGVMLALEHGCSVRVNDADYHGQFLEPHRKYRVDIRHRYDPHPG
- a CDS encoding N-acetylneuraminate synthase family protein — translated: MMQTITGNFLSLIENIASTYATDTIHILGKGPSVDLIDPHVYANSLVIGINDAERIAPADITIFHGDWVEDGLKQSGFRSRLYLTAQPDFRAGDKTVVHAPLIQLTQESSELLMQRMMTDSLEIEEILFVTALKLSRLIAQVRGRPQTVYMLGFDFNADMGQSKALSPDYVHDRSDERSLKISTQEYYFINALYTLRDSDLDVRHVGNRSFSALTAEQLNGHPSQSAASGDASVDIVAELTTNHFGDRFRLEKMIRASKAAGATYIKLQKRDVESFYTPEQLSAPYASPFGKTFRDYRHQLELSTDDFSFVDALCRDLGIGWFASVLDEPSFHVMMDIGVPMVKLPSTISDHRDYLNFVARNYRGSVVLSTGMTDESYENFVTDTFKNCERIYLLQCNSAYPTPLEHCHIGVVRHYHNLSKQNPLIVPGYSSHDHGWKASALAVAAGARMLEKHVKLGNTEWAHFDAVAVDLTTNAFREYVGHIRETEMIMGSDKKVVNDSEHHKYIK